Within Deinococcus sp. YIM 134068, the genomic segment ACCTCGCACGTCTCCCGGAAGACGAACTGCCCCAGCCGCTTGCGGTGGCGGCTGCTCCAGTCAATCGTGGGCCGCCGCTCGTCGTCGGGGAGGTAGCCGAGGCGGTAGACGGCCATGAGTTCGAGGCTGTCCGGCACGTGCAGCAGCTCGCGGATGGCCTGCCAGCGGTGGGGCAGTTCCATCGGGGTGGAGACGAATTGCAGGCCCATGCCGATCTCCCCGACCGCGTTCCAGATGTTCTCCATCGCCGCGCCGAGGCCGAAGACGGAGTAGAAGCCGCTGAGTTCGCCGGGGCGGTACTCGGCCTTGTCGAGCAGCGCGGCGAGGAGGAGGGGACTGCCCTCCACCAACTTGCGGTTGTCCTCGCCGAGCCGCTTCGGGACGCCGAGTTGCCGCATGACCCGCAGCCCCGCGTCCGAGAAGACCTGCCGGGTGAAGGGGCGCAGCGGGCCGGGCAGGTGGTCGATGTGGATGCCGTCGCGCCTCTGCTCCATCTCGGCCTCGGTGAAGCGGAAGTAGCGGCGATACCGCTCGAAGAAGACGCCCGCCTCGATGAGTTCGGTCATGCTCTCGCCCGCGATCCGCGCGACCTGCCCGATGGTTCCCCGGTCCTCGACGAGGACGAAGCGCCACGGCTGGGAGTTGAAGTGGCTGGGGGCGGCCTGCGCGACCCGCATCAGGAGGTGCTGGTGCTCGCGGCTGACCGGACCTGGCCGGAAGGGGCCGTTCGTGGTCCGGCGGGCGAGCAACCCCTCGATCAGCCCACCGCTGGGCAGGCCAGTGGCGAGCGGCCTCGGGAGGGGCGGAGTCGGGGGCGGGACGGTCATGAGACGCAGGCTAGCGCGGCGGTCCGGGGCGTCGTGCCCCCACCCTCACCATGCCCCCCACAGCCCCACCGCGAAGGCCCCCGCGCACCCCAGCGCCAGCCGCCAGTGGTCCGCCCGCCCCGGCCTCGTGCGCGGCATCAGGAGCAGCAGCCCCAGCGCGGGCAACAGCGCGAGACCCCGCAGGCCAGAGAGCACTCCCGAAATCGCCACCCCGACACACACCACGAAGAAGAGGGCGTGGTGCGGCCAGCGCGCCGGCAGCCGCCACCCCCGTTGCAGGCTCAGCCCCAGCGCCAGCAGTCCCCCCAGCAGCGCGGCGGTCACGAGGAGGGCGAGGCGGTGGGGGGGCACGTGCCCGATGCTCGCACGTCCCCGAGCGGCGTATCGTGCCCCCCATGAAGTTCGCGCGCCCGGCCCCCGCCCTGCTCACCCTCGCCGCCCTGCTCGCGGGTGGACTGGTCGGGTGCCGCCCGGAGGGGAACGGGGAGGGTGGCCTCGCCGACGACCTCCCCGCCCAGATTCTCTTCACCGCGAACGGCACCTACGACGCGCGGGCGGACCGCCGGGAGCGGACCCCCGGCAGGGACGGCAGCCTGCGGCGCATCACGTGGACCACCCGCCCGCCGCTGCCCGCCCGCGCGGTGATCGTCCGCTTCGACGGCAACGTCCGCTCCCTCTCGTGGGAGATGCGGGTGGACGGCCCCACCTTCGAGCTGAGTGCCCTCGCCGGGGAGGACGCGGCCAGCGTCACGACGCCCCAGGGCGAGGGCCTGCGCCCACGCGGGGGCCGCCTCGCCGACGTGCTGATCCTGCGGACGCCCGGCGGCCTGCGTCTCCTGACGCGGGGGTACGCGGTGCGGGAGGAACCGGCGCTGCTCGCCGCCTTTCGGCGGGGGGAGTGATGAGGGTTGAGTGGTGAGTGACGAGGGGTCACAGTGCCGCTCTTTTCCTCATCACTCATTGCCCGTCACTTCTCCCTCACGCTGTCGCGTCCCGCCCGCTTCGCCTCGTACATGGCCTGATCGGCGCGGGCGAGGAGGGCGGCCTCCGTGTCGTGGAGGGCGCGCAGGGAGGCGACGCCGAAGCTGGCAGTGACGGAGAGACCCGCGACGGGCTGGGCACCGACAGCCTGCCGGACCCGTTCGGCGAGGGCCAGAGCCTCGGGCTTGGCGAGGCCGGGCAGCAGGATCAGGAACTCCTCGCCGCCCCAGCGCCCCACGAGGCCGCCGAGTTCGCGGGCGGTGCGCCGCAGCCGCTTGGCAACGTCGCGCAGCACCACGTCTCCGACGGCGTGGCCGTGAACGTCGTTCACGCTCTTGAAGTGGTCAATGTCGCACATGACGACGCTCAGGGCGGCGCGGGACTCCGTGGCCTGACGCACCCGCTCCATCAGCTCCTCCTCGGTGGCGGCGCGGCCCAGCACCCGCGTGAGGGCGTCGAAGCGGGCGGCGTGGAGCTGGGCGTTCGCCTGCTCGTGCAGCACGAGGTTGGCCTCGATGAAGCGCGTGGAGATGTACGACATCCCCGCCACGAGGACCGTGACCAGCCCGCCCGTCACCCAGCCAGCGAGCAGGTCGGGCGAGGTCGGCGGCCTCCACGCCAGCACGAGCGCCAGCCCGACCGACCCAACCGCGACCGCGATGCCGCCCTGCCGCGACCCGAGCAGCAAGGGGGCCACGCTCGCCGCGCCCACAGACCACAGCAGCACGGGGAGGGGTGAGGTGCCCGCCGCCACCACCCGGCCCGCGTCCAGCCACAGCAGCGGCACCAGGAGCGCCCCCGCCGCCGTGGCGACGCGGGGAACGTCGCGGGGGGCCAGCAACGCGCCCAGCAGCGCGAGCAGCATGACCCCCGCGCCCCAGAACTTCGGCGTGCGGTACGCCTGCGGAAAGGCTCCGGGCGGGTCGATCAGGGCCGTGACCACCGCGAACAGCAGGTAAGTCCCCAGCAGCAACAACAGCACCCGCCGCCGGCTGTCGCGCAGCGCGGCCTGAAGCGGGGAGGGAGGTGGGAGCGTCGGCATACTCTCGCGCCGCAGGGTAGACGCCCGACTCTGACCTTTCCCTTGCAAGGTGGCCGGAGGTTCAGTTCAGGGGCCAGTCGCCAGTCGCCAGCAAGACCCAAGATTCGCTGTCTTCCGGGCCGCTCTCCCCAAGCCGCCGAAGAGAAAAGGGACGATCCAGACTGTGTTCTCTATCTTTTCTTTTCTCGCCCCGCCTCATCGCCACAAGGAAGGACTCCCCTCCCCAATGGGATGAACCCGAGGTGGACAACCTCGCCTGTCTTCATGTTTCCTGGCGACTGGTCACTGGCGACCCGCAACGAAACCGCCCGCCTCCCCAGGTCGGGGCGCGGGCGGGGTGGGGAGGCGGCGGCTCAGCCGAGCAGTTCCTCGGCCCGGAAGAACAGCTCCAGCTCGCGCTCGGCGCTCCCCGGCGAGTCGCTGCCGTGGGTGACGTTCTCCTGGGTCGTGGTGGCGAAGTCGGCGCGGATGGTGCCGGGGGCGGCGTTGGCGGGGTTGGTCGCCCCCATCATCGCGCGCCATCCGGCGATGGCGTCATTTCCCTCCAGCGCGATGGCGACGACCGGGCCACCCGTGATGAAGGTGACGAGTTCGCCGAAAAAGGGGCGCTCGCGGTGTTCACCGTAGTGTTCCTCGGCGACCTCGCGGGGAATGACCATCTGCTTGAGGCCGACGACGCGGTAGCCCTTCCTGGCGATGCGGGCGAGAATCTCAGGGGTCAGGCCCCGGCGCACGCCGTCGGGCTTGATCATGGCGAAGGTGCGTTCCATACCGTCCGGGAGGATAGCAGGGGCGGGGGCGGCGGGAAGGTCGCCAGTCGCCAGCCTCCCGTCACCAGTCGGGGCGGGGGGTGAGTGCCGGAGGGGGAAGGGAGGCGGGGCGCGTCACAACCGCGTCATGTGGAGGGCCTGTTCCTCTCCTTTGTGGGAACCTGGAGAGCGAAGTGCGGAGGTTGGGTGGAAGATGCATCTGTCTCACCACGCTCCAAGCTATGGGCCGTGAACCAACGGGGGCGGCGGAGACAAGCTCAGGCGTTGTTCGCTGACGCCTCGCTCAGGGCCGGGCACCTTCCGGCCCCTCTTCCCCGACGCCTACAATGACGGGCATGACCGACGTTCCAGACGCCCGCCCCTCGCCGACGGCGGCCCGGATTGCCCTCACGGCGAGCGCCGTCGCGGCGGCGGGATTGCTCCTCTTTCCCCTCGCCACGCTCGGGCGCGGCTTCAGCGCCGACGGGGTGCTGCTGCACCTGACGGGTTCGGTGCTCAACCTCAGCTCCTACCGCGAGACCCCCCTACCCCCGGTCGGGCCGGTGCTGGCCTTCGGATGGGTGGCCCTCGCCCTCCTCGTGGCGAGCGTGGTCGGGGCCGTGCGGCGGGCGCGGTGGTTCTGGCTGACGGGCCTGCTCGCCTTCGTGGTGGGGGCGGCGGCGGTCTTCACGCTGGGGTCGTCCCTGAACGCCGAGTCGGCGCGGGTCCTCACCGACTCGGGGCTGCGGCCCGGCGCGCGGCGGCAGCTCCGCAACTTCTACGACGGGGGCGGGATGAACCTCGGCCTCTTCCTCACCGTGCTGGGTGGGCTGATCACGGCGGGGGCGGGGCTGAGCGGGCGGCGGGCGTGGTGGGAGCGGCTCAACCGCCTGCGCGGGCTGCTCGTGCCCACCGTCGCCATCGGGCTGGCGATCCTCGTGGGGGCGGTCGTCGTGCTGGTGGTCCAGCCCGCCGTCAACTCCAGCGGCGCGCCGCTCTCGCTGTGGGGCGGGTGGCTCGCCAAGACCGACCTCATGTACTTCGTGTACTCGGCCCTCTTCGCCCCCGTCACGGCCCTCAACCCCTTCCTCGACAGCCTCAAGCTCGCCACGCCGCTGATCTTCACCGGGCTGAGCGTGGCCTTCGCGTTCCGCACGGGCCTGTTCAACGTCGGGGCACCCGGCCAGATCACGATGGGGGCCATCGGCGCGATGCTCGTCGGGGTGTACGGCCCGCCCGCGCTGGGCTGGCTGCTCCTGCCCCTCTCGGTCATCGCGGCGGGGCTGGGCGGGGCGCTGTGGGGCGCGATTCCGGGGCTGCTCAAGGCCCGCTTCGGCTCCAGCGAGGTCATCAACACGATCATGCTCAACTACGTCGCGTCGGCGGTCTTCATCTTCCTGATCGGCAGCGAGACGTTCCCCTTCCTGGGCCGCGAGTACAGCCTGCCCTTCAAGGCGGAGGGCTTCGAGCCTGCCAGCGAGGAGCTGCAACAGACCTCTCGACTCCCGACTCTCCTCGACCTCTTCAACGTGGGTGGGTCGGGCGCGGTGGCCCTGACGGTCGGCCCGCTCGTGGCGCTCGCCGCGTACCTCGTGGCCCGGCCCCTGCTCGCGCGGGTGCGGCGCGGCGGGTTGATCGCGCTCGGGGTGGCTTTGGTCGCGGGGCTGGTGACGTGGCGGATCGGGATTCCGGTACAGGTGACGGGGAGCCAGCTCAACGCCTCGTTCCTCATCGCGCTCGTATGCGTGGGCGTGTTCGGGGTGCTGATGTGGCGCACGGCGACCGGTTACGCGCTGCGGGCGGTGGGTCTCTCCCCGAAAGCGGCGGAGTACGGCGGCATCAGCGTGGCGCGCGGCACCATCCTGGCGATGACGCTGGCGGGGATGTTCGCGGGGCTGGCGGGCACCCACTACGTCAACGGCGGGGCGCTCGACGAGTACCGCCTCAAGGGCAACATGCCCGTGAACGTCGGCTTCGACGGCATCGCGGTCGCCCTGATGGGCCAGAGCACCCCAGTTGGCGTGGTCGCCGCGAGCGCGCTCTTCGGCACGGTGGATACGGGCGGGCTGGAGGTGGACCGCAAGCTCGACCGGGTGAACCGCGACATCGTGACGGTCCTCAAGGCGCTCATCGTGCTGTTCATCGCGGCGGGGGGCTTCCTCAGCCGCCGGGTGACGGACCCCCCGCCGCCCCAGCTCGCGCAGGCTGCCGGAGGATCGGGGTCGGCCCCACTCACGGCAGGCCTCACGCCCAGCATGGCCGCGCAGGAGCAGGCCACCCCGACGCCCAACGTGACCCGCAGCAGCGAAGTAAATACCCGCGAAGGGGGCCGCTAGATGGAAGGCTTGCTCGGACAACTGCTCACGACCGCCTTCCTGGCGACCTTTATCCGCTCGGTGGTGCCGCTGCTCCTGACCGGGCTGGGCGGGCTGTACAGCGAGCGCAGCGGCGTGGTGAACATCGCGCTCGACGGCCTGATCATCTTCGGGGCGCTGGCGGGCGCGGTGGCGACGCTGGCGCTGGAGCCGACGGTGGGTGCCCTCGCGCCGTGGCTGGGCTGGGTGGCGGGGGCCGCCGTGGGCGGGCTGATCGCGTGGATTCACGCCCTCGTCTCCATCAAGTACCGGGCCGATCAGGTCATCAGCGGCACGGCGATCAATCTGCTCGCCTCCGGGGTGCCCGCCGTGATCCTGACCGCCCTGTACGGCAGCTCCACCGAAAGCCCGAAGGTCGAGAACGCCCTGCCACTCTTCGGCGTCGGCGAACTGCGCTTCAGCCCGCCCGTCTTCTTCTCGCTGCTGGCCGTGGCGGCGACGTGGTACGTGCTCTACCGCACTCCCTACGGCCTGCGGATGCGCGCGACGGGCGAACACCCCGGCGCGGCGGCGAGCATGGGCGTGAACGTGCGGCGAATGCGCTACAGCGGCGTCATCCTCTCCGGGGTG encodes:
- a CDS encoding nitroreductase family protein; translation: MTVPPPTPPLPRPLATGLPSGGLIEGLLARRTTNGPFRPGPVSREHQHLLMRVAQAAPSHFNSQPWRFVLVEDRGTIGQVARIAGESMTELIEAGVFFERYRRYFRFTEAEMEQRRDGIHIDHLPGPLRPFTRQVFSDAGLRVMRQLGVPKRLGEDNRKLVEGSPLLLAALLDKAEYRPGELSGFYSVFGLGAAMENIWNAVGEIGMGLQFVSTPMELPHRWQAIRELLHVPDSLELMAVYRLGYLPDDERRPTIDWSSRHRKRLGQFVFRETCEVPEGE
- a CDS encoding GGDEF domain-containing protein — encoded protein: MPTLPPPSPLQAALRDSRRRVLLLLLGTYLLFAVVTALIDPPGAFPQAYRTPKFWGAGVMLLALLGALLAPRDVPRVATAAGALLVPLLWLDAGRVVAAGTSPLPVLLWSVGAASVAPLLLGSRQGGIAVAVGSVGLALVLAWRPPTSPDLLAGWVTGGLVTVLVAGMSYISTRFIEANLVLHEQANAQLHAARFDALTRVLGRAATEEELMERVRQATESRAALSVVMCDIDHFKSVNDVHGHAVGDVVLRDVAKRLRRTARELGGLVGRWGGEEFLILLPGLAKPEALALAERVRQAVGAQPVAGLSVTASFGVASLRALHDTEAALLARADQAMYEAKRAGRDSVREK
- the ndk gene encoding nucleoside-diphosphate kinase, with the translated sequence MERTFAMIKPDGVRRGLTPEILARIARKGYRVVGLKQMVIPREVAEEHYGEHRERPFFGELVTFITGGPVVAIALEGNDAIAGWRAMMGATNPANAAPGTIRADFATTTQENVTHGSDSPGSAERELELFFRAEELLG
- a CDS encoding ABC transporter permease, encoding MTDVPDARPSPTAARIALTASAVAAAGLLLFPLATLGRGFSADGVLLHLTGSVLNLSSYRETPLPPVGPVLAFGWVALALLVASVVGAVRRARWFWLTGLLAFVVGAAAVFTLGSSLNAESARVLTDSGLRPGARRQLRNFYDGGGMNLGLFLTVLGGLITAGAGLSGRRAWWERLNRLRGLLVPTVAIGLAILVGAVVVLVVQPAVNSSGAPLSLWGGWLAKTDLMYFVYSALFAPVTALNPFLDSLKLATPLIFTGLSVAFAFRTGLFNVGAPGQITMGAIGAMLVGVYGPPALGWLLLPLSVIAAGLGGALWGAIPGLLKARFGSSEVINTIMLNYVASAVFIFLIGSETFPFLGREYSLPFKAEGFEPASEELQQTSRLPTLLDLFNVGGSGAVALTVGPLVALAAYLVARPLLARVRRGGLIALGVALVAGLVTWRIGIPVQVTGSQLNASFLIALVCVGVFGVLMWRTATGYALRAVGLSPKAAEYGGISVARGTILAMTLAGMFAGLAGTHYVNGGALDEYRLKGNMPVNVGFDGIAVALMGQSTPVGVVAASALFGTVDTGGLEVDRKLDRVNRDIVTVLKALIVLFIAAGGFLSRRVTDPPPPQLAQAAGGSGSAPLTAGLTPSMAAQEQATPTPNVTRSSEVNTREGGR
- a CDS encoding ABC transporter permease, whose translation is MEGLLGQLLTTAFLATFIRSVVPLLLTGLGGLYSERSGVVNIALDGLIIFGALAGAVATLALEPTVGALAPWLGWVAGAAVGGLIAWIHALVSIKYRADQVISGTAINLLASGVPAVILTALYGSSTESPKVENALPLFGVGELRFSPPVFFSLLAVAATWYVLYRTPYGLRMRATGEHPGAAASMGVNVRRMRYSGVILSGVLAGTAGVFLSIGNLDSYVRNISAGLGFISLAALIFGQWKPLGVFGATLLFGFLQALSITLGGTDLLPPTLVTALPYLITIVALIFTGRSAAPRALGKPFDG